The following proteins are encoded in a genomic region of Maniola jurtina chromosome 17, ilManJurt1.1, whole genome shotgun sequence:
- the LOC123873646 gene encoding zinc finger protein 184-like → MSSSALCRCCLSQPPDKDLQSLYVRLGKDCENVMYVEMLEECFGINLSLEGAESDNGICDVCIARLQDARAFKHQVLHCQEEFQLKLMETSVDKVEPEIREEYSDTDDNGIYINLEPKEELVSDFEDFQGKGELTESISMDDVPLKTIAKKSLPRTSKKRILHKKSGKDTESNTASTFTLTLDKDGTPLYTCNICQNVYRKRNNFSQHYKHVHLRQRPKLRSCHLCSVKVPGYMRAFHMEEHGLPAPSCGACGKKFAYPFQVLQHQKFYHMGEAEYHCEPCNLKFKSRGKYNHHLIKHRDEKAYKCELCDKAFKWRSGLKTHMLIHNNIRRHICHICQEAFIQQSSLKYHLMKKHPETV, encoded by the coding sequence ATGAGTTCTAGTGCTTTATGCCGGTGCTGCCTATCGCAGCCGCCAGATAAAGACTTACAGTCGCTTTACGTAAGACTCGGGAAAGACTGCGAAAACGTAATGTATGTAGAAATGTTGGAGGAATGTTTTGGAATCAACTTATCACTAGAGGGGGCAGAAAGTGACAATGGCATATGTGATGTGTGCATTGCCAGACTGCAGGACGCGAGGGCCTTTAAACACCAGGTACTGCATTGCCAAGAGGAGTTCCAGTTGAAGCTGATGGAAACTAGTGTGGACAAGGTTGAACCCGAAATCAGAGAAGAATACTCGGATACGGATGACAACGGTATTTATATTAACTTAGAGCCAAAAGAAGAATTAGTGTCAGATTTCGAAGATTTTCAAGGCAAAGGCGAACTAACGGAAAGCATCAGCATGGACGATGTGCCACTCAAaacaattgcaaaaaaaagtttACCAAGAACATCCAAAAAAAGAATACTTCATAAGAAAAGTGGGAAGGATACAGAGTCTAATACAGCGTCTACCTTCACACTGACCTTAGACAAGGATGGCACACCACTGTACACCTGCAATATTTGTCAGAATGTCTATAGAAAACGTAACAATTTTTCCCAGCACTACAAACATGTGCACCTTAGACAACGTCCAAAATTGCGAAGCTGCCATCTTTGCAGTGTCAAAGTGCCCGGATACATGCGAGCTTTTCACATGGAAGAGCACGGCTTACCAGCACCATCTTGCGGTGCTTGCGGTAAAAAGTTCGCCTACCCATTCCAAGTTCTGCAACACCAAAAATTCTACCACATGGGTGAAGCTGAATATCATTGCGAACCTTGCAATTTGAAGTTTAAATCACGCGGTAAATACAATCACCATCTCATCAAGCACAGAGATGAAAAAGCATATAAGTGTGAGCTTTGTGATAAGGCTTTTAAATGGAGAAGTGGTTTGAAAACACATATGTTGATACATAATAACATACGCCGCCACATTTGTCACATTTGCCAGGAAGCATTTATTCAGCAAAGCAGTTTGAAATATCACCTCATGAAGAAGCACCCTGAAACAGTTTAA